A window of the Vibrio fluvialis genome harbors these coding sequences:
- a CDS encoding HAL/PAL/TAL family ammonia-lyase, producing the protein MTMNNNNKILFGAERLTIEDVVAIANGAQAAINDSDAYKARIDRGVAFLERLLKEEGVIYGVTTGYGDSCTVAIPPSLVEELPLHLTRFHGCGLGEILTHEQSRAVLATRLCSLAQGVSGVSHDVLNQLINLINFDIAPRIPQEGSVGASGDLTPLSYVAATLIGERDVLYKGELRETRDVFAELGIAPIKLKPKEGLALMNGTSVMTALACLAYKRAEYLAQLSTKITALVSVGMHGNDFHFDEALFAVKPHPGQQQIAAWLRDDLQAERPPRNSDRLQDRYSLRCAPHVIGTVQDALPWLRQLIENELNSANDNPIIDGDNERVLHGGHFYGGHIAMAMDTLKTGVANLADLLDRQMAQLMDYKFNNGLPFNLTGAEGARKPINHGFKAVQIGISAWTAEALKHTMPASVFSRSTECHNQDKVSMGTIAARDCLRVLQLTEQVAAASLLAATQAIELRKRHQELDEQHMSHSLKQMVDAVQSEFEFVVEDRPLEADLRLFIERIQTQHWALY; encoded by the coding sequence ATGACGATGAACAACAACAATAAGATTCTCTTTGGCGCGGAGCGCCTGACCATCGAAGATGTGGTCGCTATTGCCAATGGCGCACAGGCGGCAATTAACGATTCTGACGCCTACAAAGCGCGCATCGATCGCGGAGTGGCGTTTCTTGAGCGTCTGTTGAAAGAAGAAGGCGTGATTTACGGCGTGACGACCGGTTACGGCGACTCATGCACCGTGGCCATTCCACCCAGTCTGGTTGAAGAACTGCCGCTGCACCTGACCCGTTTCCACGGTTGTGGCTTGGGTGAAATTCTGACTCATGAGCAGTCGCGCGCAGTTCTGGCCACGCGTTTGTGTTCGTTGGCACAAGGTGTTTCTGGTGTGTCGCACGATGTGCTCAATCAACTGATCAATCTGATTAACTTTGATATCGCGCCGCGCATTCCTCAGGAAGGCTCGGTTGGAGCCAGTGGCGATTTGACGCCTCTGTCCTACGTCGCCGCGACACTGATCGGTGAGCGCGATGTACTGTACAAAGGCGAACTGCGCGAAACCCGCGACGTGTTTGCCGAACTGGGGATTGCGCCGATCAAGCTTAAACCCAAAGAAGGTCTGGCGCTAATGAACGGCACGTCAGTGATGACCGCGCTGGCCTGTCTGGCGTACAAACGCGCCGAATATCTGGCACAGCTCTCGACCAAAATCACGGCGCTGGTCTCGGTGGGCATGCACGGCAACGACTTCCATTTTGATGAAGCGCTGTTTGCGGTGAAACCTCATCCTGGTCAACAACAAATTGCCGCTTGGCTGCGTGACGACCTTCAGGCTGAACGTCCACCACGCAATAGCGACCGTCTGCAGGATCGTTACTCGCTGCGCTGCGCACCGCACGTCATTGGTACAGTGCAAGATGCTCTGCCGTGGTTGCGTCAGCTGATTGAAAATGAACTCAACAGCGCTAACGACAACCCAATTATCGATGGCGACAACGAACGCGTGCTGCACGGTGGTCATTTCTACGGCGGCCACATCGCCATGGCGATGGACACGTTAAAAACTGGCGTGGCGAACCTGGCCGACCTGCTGGATCGCCAAATGGCACAGCTGATGGACTACAAGTTCAACAACGGCCTGCCGTTTAACCTCACCGGAGCAGAAGGCGCACGTAAACCGATTAACCACGGTTTTAAAGCAGTACAAATTGGCATCTCAGCCTGGACAGCAGAAGCGCTGAAACACACCATGCCAGCGAGCGTTTTCTCCCGATCCACGGAGTGTCACAACCAGGACAAAGTGAGCATGGGCACCATCGCCGCGCGCGACTGTTTACGTGTTCTGCAATTGACCGAACAGGTGGCGGCGGCTTCACTGCTGGCGGCCACACAGGCGATTGAGCTGCGTAAACGTCATCAGGAACTGGATGAGCAACACATGAGCCACAGCCTGAAGCAGATGGTTGACGCGGTGCAGAGTGAGTTTGAATTTGTGGTAGAAGATCGCCCGTTAGAAGCCGATCTGCGCTTGTTCATCGAACGCATTCAGACCCAACACTGGGCCTTGTATTAA
- a CDS encoding acyl-CoA thioesterase: MSDVTFPLETEVTLVTSFQDADPMGVVYHGNYFRYFEEARRELLDKIAYGYLAMNDSGYMWPVIDTRVKYVKAIPFNHKIRVHARLTEWENRLRIDYVIFDAESGQRMCKAHTTQVAVERQTQEMCFVSPTVFTDKVSHWHQTGECLA; encoded by the coding sequence ATGAGTGATGTGACTTTCCCGCTGGAAACTGAGGTGACACTGGTCACCTCTTTTCAGGACGCCGACCCGATGGGCGTGGTGTATCACGGCAACTACTTCCGCTATTTTGAAGAAGCACGCCGTGAGCTGTTGGATAAAATTGCCTATGGCTATCTGGCGATGAACGATTCCGGCTACATGTGGCCGGTTATCGATACTCGCGTGAAATATGTGAAAGCGATTCCGTTTAACCATAAAATTCGCGTCCATGCTCGCCTGACTGAATGGGAAAATCGCCTGCGTATTGACTACGTCATCTTTGATGCCGAAAGCGGTCAACGTATGTGCAAAGCGCACACCACTCAAGTCGCGGTCGAACGACAAACGCAAGAAATGTGTTTCGTCTCCCCAACGGTTTTCACCGACAAAGTGTCCCACTGGCACCAAACCGGAGAGTGTCTGGCATGA